One segment of Polaribacter huanghezhanensis DNA contains the following:
- a CDS encoding glycosyltransferase family 39 protein translates to MKTLKNLINKHPALAVVFGFQLFRFLLLPFMGLMPQDAYYHFYGEHLALSYFDHPGMIGYILRGFTEVFGKTVFVVKLADFVVTSFTLLSFFKLAGLFLSKTKALRALVLISSTLCISVLSFNSTPDVPLLLFWTLTLISLYKAIFDHKKWHWIFAGIFMGLAFDSKYTALLLQIGLLAFVVFSNQYRKLLISPWLWICLVISVLVTFPVWWWNYQHEFASFAFQGSNRTGIISQFKIYPDYFFGAIAHQLIILLPILFAVFITFTFKFIKRALLKFKLPKAKTLFLLAFFVPTFVGFFTITPIYWVKLNWMIPSYITGIIIAGMFISKKLVKAQIITSIVFHVLIAAQILFYLVPIKSDDTWIGWKELAIETKKLQAEYPNSFVFSDDDYKTSAVLNFFMDEKVYAQNVVELQALQFDYIGDNLSDLNNKNALFIDSDTRFKNANKKGKIPEELNAYFENITELQPIIITINGKEVRKFWVFYCTNYQHKK, encoded by the coding sequence TTGAAAACATTAAAAAACTTAATAAATAAACATCCAGCTTTGGCGGTTGTATTCGGATTTCAATTGTTCCGTTTTTTGCTGTTGCCTTTTATGGGATTGATGCCACAAGATGCGTATTATCATTTTTACGGAGAACATTTAGCACTTTCGTATTTTGATCATCCAGGAATGATTGGTTATATTTTACGAGGATTTACAGAAGTTTTTGGTAAAACTGTTTTTGTGGTAAAACTCGCAGATTTTGTTGTAACCTCTTTTACATTATTGAGTTTTTTCAAATTAGCAGGATTATTTTTATCGAAAACAAAGGCATTACGAGCGCTAGTTTTAATAAGTTCTACTTTATGTATTTCTGTTTTGTCATTTAATTCAACGCCAGATGTTCCGTTATTATTATTTTGGACATTGACGTTGATTAGTTTATACAAAGCAATTTTTGATCACAAAAAATGGCATTGGATTTTCGCAGGAATCTTTATGGGATTGGCATTTGACAGTAAATACACCGCATTGTTATTACAAATAGGTCTGTTAGCATTTGTTGTTTTTTCTAATCAATATAGAAAATTATTAATTTCTCCTTGGCTGTGGATTTGTCTTGTGATTTCTGTCTTGGTAACCTTTCCGGTTTGGTGGTGGAATTATCAACACGAATTTGCTTCTTTTGCATTTCAGGGTTCTAACAGAACTGGAATTATATCGCAATTTAAAATTTATCCCGATTATTTTTTCGGAGCAATTGCACATCAATTGATCATCTTATTGCCCATTTTATTTGCAGTTTTTATCACGTTTACGTTTAAATTTATTAAAAGAGCATTGCTTAAATTTAAACTTCCCAAAGCAAAAACATTGTTCTTGCTTGCTTTTTTCGTTCCTACATTTGTTGGTTTTTTTACGATAACTCCAATTTATTGGGTAAAATTAAACTGGATGATTCCTTCTTATATTACTGGAATTATCATCGCAGGAATGTTTATCAGTAAGAAATTGGTAAAAGCACAAATCATTACTTCTATTGTATTTCATGTATTGATTGCTGCCCAAATTTTATTTTATTTAGTTCCCATAAAAAGTGATGACACTTGGATTGGCTGGAAAGAATTAGCAATTGAAACAAAGAAACTACAGGCAGAATATCCGAATTCATTTGTTTTTTCAGATGACGATTATAAAACATCCGCAGTGTTGAACTTTTTTATGGATGAAAAAGTGTACGCACAAAACGTAGTTGAATTACAGGCTCTACAGTTTGATTATATTGGAGATAATTTATCTGATTTAAACAATAAAAATGCCTTGTTTATAGATTCTGATACACGTTTTAAAAATGCGAATAAAAAAGGAAAAATTCCTGAAGAACTGAATGCTTATTTTGAAAACATCACAGAGTTACAGCCAATTATTATCACCATAAACGGAAAAGAAGTTCGTAAATTTTGGGTTTTCTATTGTACGAATTATCAGCATAAAAAATAA
- the rplS gene encoding 50S ribosomal protein L19, with protein MESLIKFVQDEFVTKNENPEFAAGDTITVYYEIREGDKVRTQFFRGVVIQRKGTGLSETFTIRKMSGTIGVERIFPVNLPSIQKIEVNKRGKVRRARIFYFRGLTGKKARITEKRR; from the coding sequence ATGGAATCTTTAATAAAATTTGTACAAGACGAGTTTGTAACAAAAAACGAAAACCCAGAGTTTGCAGCTGGTGATACGATTACAGTATACTACGAAATTAGAGAAGGAGACAAAGTTAGAACTCAGTTTTTTAGAGGAGTTGTAATTCAACGTAAAGGAACTGGATTATCAGAAACTTTTACAATCAGAAAAATGTCTGGAACTATTGGAGTTGAGCGTATTTTTCCTGTGAACTTACCATCAATTCAAAAAATTGAAGTAAACAAAAGAGGAAAAGTTAGAAGAGCTCGTATCTTTTACTTTAGAGGTCTTACTGGTAAAAAAGCAAGAATTACTGAGAAAAGAAGATAA
- a CDS encoding NADP-dependent isocitrate dehydrogenase, with translation MTKTAKIIYTKTDEAPALATYSFLPIVQAFTKASGIEIATKDISLAARILANLSEYLNKDQKVTDALAELGNLVKSPEANIIKLPNISASVPQLKAAIKELQDSGFAIPNYPDEVVTEEDKKVMACYNKVKGSAVNPVLREGNSDRRAPKAVKNYAKKNPHSMGAWSSDSKTHVATMSEGDFFHNEKSVTVKNATDVKIVHLDINRNATVLKESTPLLAGEIIDATVLSKKALLNFLEAQIKDAKEKEVLFSLHMKATMMKVSDPIIFGHGVRVFFKELFAKHGKTFEEIGVDVNNGFGNLVGKLDELPADKKAEIEADITAAFKNNPAVAMVNSDKGITNLHVPSDVIIDASMPAMIRTSGQMWNAAGKLQDTKAVIPDSSYAGIYQATIDFCKENGAFDPTTMGTVSNVGLMAQKAEEYGSHDKTFETQSNGVVRVLDSDGEIVIEHNVEAGDIWRMCQAKDAPIQDWIKLAVNRAKATNTPTVFWLDKNRAHDAEIIKKINTYLPNYDTTGLDIQILAPFEATEFTLQRVKAGKDTISVSGNVLRDYLTDLFPILELGTSAKMLSIVPLMNGGGLFETGAGGSAPKHVQQFLKEGHLRWDSLGEFLALAVSLEHLGQTNDNEEALVLAETLDDATDTFLDNKKSPSRKVGELDNRGSHFYLATYWAEALANQNKNSTLKNRFTAIANELKINENTIISELNAAQGSALNIDGYYYPNEELTSKEMRPSATLNTILSKF, from the coding sequence ATGACAAAAACTGCTAAAATAATTTATACTAAAACGGACGAAGCTCCAGCTTTAGCAACCTATTCTTTTTTACCAATTGTACAAGCATTTACAAAAGCGTCTGGAATAGAAATAGCAACAAAAGATATTTCTTTAGCGGCAAGAATATTGGCTAATTTGTCAGAATATTTAAACAAAGATCAAAAAGTAACTGATGCTTTGGCAGAATTAGGAAATTTGGTAAAATCTCCTGAAGCAAACATTATAAAACTACCAAATATAAGCGCTTCGGTTCCGCAATTAAAAGCAGCAATTAAAGAATTACAAGATAGCGGTTTTGCCATTCCAAATTATCCGGATGAAGTAGTTACAGAAGAAGATAAAAAAGTAATGGCTTGCTATAATAAAGTAAAAGGATCTGCGGTAAATCCTGTTTTACGTGAAGGGAACTCTGACAGAAGAGCTCCAAAAGCAGTAAAAAATTACGCAAAGAAAAATCCGCATTCTATGGGAGCGTGGAGTTCAGATTCTAAAACCCATGTTGCAACAATGAGCGAAGGAGATTTTTTTCACAATGAAAAATCTGTGACTGTAAAAAATGCAACAGACGTAAAAATAGTACATCTAGATATTAATAGAAATGCTACAGTATTAAAGGAATCAACTCCATTATTAGCAGGCGAAATTATTGATGCAACTGTATTGAGTAAGAAAGCATTGTTAAACTTCTTAGAAGCTCAAATTAAGGATGCAAAAGAAAAAGAGGTGTTGTTTTCTTTACACATGAAAGCAACGATGATGAAAGTTTCTGATCCCATTATTTTTGGACATGGAGTTCGTGTTTTCTTTAAAGAATTGTTTGCAAAACATGGAAAAACCTTTGAGGAAATTGGAGTTGATGTAAATAACGGATTTGGAAATTTAGTTGGTAAATTAGACGAATTACCTGCTGATAAAAAAGCAGAAATTGAAGCTGATATTACAGCAGCTTTTAAAAATAACCCTGCCGTTGCAATGGTAAATTCTGATAAAGGAATTACCAACTTACATGTGCCAAGTGATGTAATTATTGATGCTTCGATGCCAGCAATGATTCGTACTTCTGGACAAATGTGGAACGCAGCAGGAAAACTACAAGATACAAAAGCTGTCATTCCCGATAGTTCTTATGCAGGAATTTATCAAGCAACCATAGATTTTTGTAAAGAAAATGGTGCATTTGATCCAACAACAATGGGAACCGTTTCTAATGTTGGTTTAATGGCGCAAAAAGCTGAAGAATACGGATCACACGATAAAACTTTTGAAACTCAATCAAACGGAGTGGTTCGCGTTTTAGATTCTGATGGAGAAATTGTAATTGAACACAATGTAGAAGCTGGAGATATTTGGAGAATGTGTCAAGCAAAAGACGCTCCAATTCAAGATTGGATTAAATTGGCTGTAAACAGAGCTAAAGCAACCAATACACCAACGGTTTTTTGGTTAGATAAAAATAGAGCTCATGATGCAGAAATCATCAAAAAAATAAATACCTATTTACCAAATTATGATACAACTGGTTTAGACATTCAAATTTTAGCTCCGTTTGAAGCAACAGAATTCACCTTACAAAGAGTAAAAGCAGGAAAAGACACAATTTCTGTTTCTGGAAATGTATTGCGCGACTATTTAACAGATTTATTCCCGATTTTAGAACTTGGAACTTCTGCTAAAATGCTATCAATTGTTCCGTTAATGAATGGCGGTGGATTGTTTGAAACTGGCGCTGGTGGTTCTGCTCCAAAACATGTGCAACAATTTTTAAAAGAAGGCCATTTACGCTGGGATTCTTTAGGTGAATTTTTAGCATTAGCAGTTTCTTTAGAACATTTAGGACAAACCAACGACAATGAAGAAGCCTTGGTTTTAGCAGAAACCTTAGACGACGCGACTGATACATTTTTAGACAATAAAAAATCTCCTTCTCGTAAAGTTGGCGAATTAGACAATAGAGGTTCGCATTTTTATTTAGCAACATATTGGGCAGAAGCATTGGCCAATCAAAATAAAAATAGTACGCTTAAAAATAGATTTACTGCAATTGCAAACGAGCTAAAAATTAACGAAAATACAATTATTAGCGAGTTAAATGCAGCTCAAGGAAGTGCTTTAAATATAGATGGTTATTATTATCCGAATGAAGAATTAACTTCTAAAGAAATGAGACCAAGTGCTACGTTGAATACAATCTTATCAAAATTTTAA
- the murQ gene encoding N-acetylmuramic acid 6-phosphate etherase → MSFTKTTEQDSKYNHLEKMSASMLINNINNEDKTVAFAVEKAIPQITALTEILVEKLKKGGRLFYLGAGTSGRLGILDASECPPTFGVPHELVVGLIAGGDSAIRKAVENAEDSTTQGWIDLQQHNISEKDVVVGIAASGTTPYVIAALETCNKQNISTGCITCNKNSPLSTVSKHPIEVVVGPEFVTGSSRMKAGTAQKMVLNMLTTSTMILLGKIKGSKMVDMQLSNNKLVNRGIDMLANELHIDKETAATLLEKYKNVRNAILNYKNEC, encoded by the coding sequence ATGAGTTTTACCAAAACTACAGAACAAGATTCAAAGTACAATCATTTAGAAAAAATGAGTGCTTCTATGTTGATAAACAATATCAATAATGAAGATAAAACAGTTGCCTTTGCTGTAGAAAAAGCGATTCCACAAATAACTGCTTTAACCGAAATACTGGTAGAAAAACTTAAAAAGGGTGGCAGATTATTTTATTTGGGCGCAGGAACAAGCGGACGATTAGGTATTTTAGATGCTTCTGAATGTCCGCCAACATTTGGCGTTCCACACGAATTGGTTGTTGGGTTGATTGCTGGTGGAGATTCTGCAATCAGAAAAGCGGTAGAAAATGCTGAAGATTCTACAACACAAGGTTGGATTGATTTACAACAACATAATATCTCGGAAAAAGACGTGGTTGTTGGTATTGCAGCTTCTGGAACAACACCGTATGTAATTGCTGCATTAGAAACGTGCAACAAACAAAATATTAGTACAGGCTGCATCACTTGTAATAAAAACAGTCCGTTATCTACCGTTTCTAAACATCCGATTGAAGTTGTTGTGGGGCCGGAATTTGTGACCGGAAGTTCTAGAATGAAAGCTGGAACAGCACAAAAAATGGTCTTGAATATGCTCACAACATCAACCATGATTTTATTGGGAAAAATAAAAGGAAGCAAAATGGTTGACATGCAACTATCTAACAACAAATTGGTAAACAGAGGAATTGATATGTTAGCAAATGAGTTACATATCGACAAAGAAACCGCTGCTACATTGTTAGAGAAATATAAGAATGTTAGAAACGCAATTTTAAACTATAAAAATGAGTGTTAA
- a CDS encoding DUF6095 family protein: MSVNTDILNKGIKQLLVLILLLIVSPITLSIAFKALNKMENSMWLAYLILAIAILLFIVTIVLAFKTVKTFLDGLFNN, from the coding sequence ATGAGTGTTAATACAGACATACTAAATAAAGGAATAAAGCAGTTATTAGTGTTAATTTTACTTTTAATTGTTTCTCCAATTACTTTAAGCATTGCCTTTAAAGCCTTAAACAAAATGGAAAATTCGATGTGGTTGGCATATCTAATTTTGGCAATTGCAATACTCTTATTTATTGTTACAATTGTCTTGGCTTTTAAAACAGTTAAAACTTTTTTAGACGGATTGTTTAATAACTAA
- a CDS encoding D-alanine--D-alanine ligase, whose amino-acid sequence MGSKRNIHKLFNWEYWPTPMFYIPNIPFAFYHAVKAKNLVFYTAVNPTIENSGIGTESKYKTMQLIPKEYLPVTIFHEVNSDVNESIKKVKEKNISYPLIAKPDIGFRGLLVQKIASESELKNYLEKYPIDILIQEFLTEKKECGIFYLRFPDHQKGKITSLTLKDFPYVIGDGTHTLEELILSDNRAKNYVKIIKNNVTIPLDTIIKKDKKVQLSDIGNHSKGTQFINGNHLISQKLEETITHLNKQIDGWFYGRIDIKYNTFEELENGKFKILELNGILAEPTHIYDTNKTNYLQALKEMRIHWKQLYKIARLNHDQNNIPYRSTIGLLKDVKKLKKYTKSITRLHKFK is encoded by the coding sequence TTGGGTTCTAAAAGAAACATACACAAATTATTTAACTGGGAATATTGGCCTACTCCAATGTTTTATATTCCTAACATTCCTTTTGCATTTTATCATGCAGTAAAGGCAAAAAACTTAGTTTTTTACACTGCTGTAAATCCGACCATAGAAAATTCTGGAATTGGCACTGAATCTAAGTACAAAACCATGCAATTAATCCCGAAAGAATATTTGCCTGTAACCATTTTTCATGAAGTTAATTCTGACGTAAATGAATCAATTAAAAAGGTCAAAGAAAAAAACATTTCTTATCCATTAATTGCAAAACCAGATATTGGTTTTAGAGGTTTATTGGTACAAAAAATTGCATCAGAGAGTGAATTAAAAAACTATCTTGAAAAATACCCGATTGATATTTTAATTCAAGAATTTTTGACTGAAAAGAAAGAATGCGGTATTTTTTATCTTCGCTTTCCAGACCATCAAAAGGGAAAAATTACATCTTTAACATTGAAAGATTTTCCATATGTTATTGGTGATGGAACACACACATTAGAAGAACTTATTTTATCTGACAATCGAGCAAAAAATTATGTAAAAATTATTAAAAATAATGTTACAATCCCCTTAGATACAATCATAAAAAAAGACAAAAAAGTACAACTTTCTGATATCGGAAATCATTCAAAAGGAACGCAATTTATAAATGGAAATCATTTAATTTCTCAAAAATTAGAAGAAACCATCACTCATTTAAACAAACAAATTGATGGTTGGTTTTATGGAAGAATAGATATTAAATACAACACTTTTGAAGAGTTGGAAAATGGAAAATTTAAAATTTTAGAACTCAACGGAATCTTAGCAGAACCCACTCATATTTACGATACTAATAAAACAAACTACCTGCAAGCATTAAAAGAAATGCGAATCCACTGGAAACAATTGTATAAAATTGCGAGGTTAAATCACGATCAAAATAACATTCCGTATCGTTCTACAATTGGTTTATTAAAAGATGTTAAAAAGTTAAAAAAATACACCAAAAGCATCACAAGACTTCATAAATTCAAGTAA